A genomic stretch from Pithys albifrons albifrons isolate INPA30051 chromosome 28, PitAlb_v1, whole genome shotgun sequence includes:
- the LOC139683365 gene encoding putative mediator of RNA polymerase II transcription subunit 29, translated as MLLGQLPWGPISNKNDDKNDENNNNEDDDDDDNSDNNNDNNNDDDKNNKENDDANKDDDNIGGDDIKDNNDVNDNDNDGYDNDNDDEDDDEDDANHEDTDDIDDEDDDDNKDDDNIDDGDDDVDNKDKKDDDDDDNNVYNEDDDDDDKDNDNNDDDDYDDDNS; from the exons ATGTTGCTAGGGCAGTTGCCATGGGGGCCTATTTCCAACAAGAATGATGACAAGAATgatgaaaacaacaacaacgaggatgatgatgatgatgacaacaGTG ACAACAACAATGACAACAACAATGATGATGACAAgaacaacaaagaaaatgatGACGCCAACAAGGACGATGACAACATTGGCGGGGATGACATCAAGGACAACAATGACGTCAATGACAATGACAACGATGGCTACGACAATGACaatgatgatgaagatgatgatgaagatgatgcCAATCATGAAGACACTGATGACAttgatgatgaagatgatgatgacaaCAAAGATGATGACAACATCGATGATGGAGATGATGATGTCgacaacaaagacaaaaaagatgATGATGACGATGACAACAATGTCTacaatgaagatgatgatgatgatgacaaagACAATGACAACAACGATGACGATGACTACGATGATGATAATTCATAA